In a single window of the Prochlorococcus marinus str. AS9601 genome:
- a CDS encoding ribbon-helix-helix domain-containing protein yields MATRQNSTNGKPKSPRIQVVLPELICEQLTILANNESRTVSNMAKVLIQEGIKKYFEKESKSPVSENNLNTDKFRDELEKQSVRRLKRAPQRIRYYKKSD; encoded by the coding sequence ATGGCTACCCGCCAAAACTCAACTAATGGGAAGCCTAAATCCCCCAGAATTCAAGTAGTTCTCCCAGAATTAATATGTGAGCAGTTAACTATTTTAGCCAATAATGAATCTAGGACAGTAAGTAATATGGCAAAAGTGTTAATACAAGAGGGTATAAAAAAATATTTCGAAAAAGAAAGTAAATCACCTGTTTCAGAAAATAATTTAAATACTGATAAATTTAGAGATGAACTTGAAAAACAAAGTGTCAGAAGATTAAAAAGAGCTCCTCAAAGGATTAGATACTATAAAAAATCTGATTAA
- a CDS encoding ABC-F family ATP-binding cassette domain-containing protein → MIRFEGVSKIYSTDVVLKNISWEIKKGEKVGLVGSNGAGKSTQFKILIGEEEQTSGTIIKEGNPKIAHLKQEFDCNLNFSVRQELESSFIDIQIVAIKLLEIENKMKSLDIKKNSDELEILVNQLAKYQAKFEALGGYKMQSDVEKILPKLGFSLADADKLVGNFSGGWQMKVALGKIILQKPDLLLLDEPTNHLDLETIFWLEEYLSSLKIAVIIISHDRYFLDKLCKKIIFVDRGISETYNGNYSFFVEQKSLNEESQNKAYQLQQKEIELQKRYIDRFRASATRSSQAKSREKQLKKITKIEAPIAKSKSPVFNFPECPRSGKLVLNIKNLSHSFEDKILFLDINLKISSGEKIAILGPNGCGKSTLLKIIMKKISPEIGEINLGKHNIITNYYEQNQAEALSLDETVIDLICNKSPEWSQKKVRTFLGGFGFQNETVFKYIKQLSGGEKARLALALMIINPSNFLLLDEPTNHLDLQSKENLELAIKNYKGSLLIISHDRYFISKVANRIIEIKDSKLYSYDGNYEYFLEKTQSQKI, encoded by the coding sequence GTGATTAGATTTGAAGGTGTAAGCAAAATTTATTCTACAGATGTTGTTTTAAAAAATATTAGTTGGGAGATTAAGAAAGGAGAAAAAGTTGGCTTAGTTGGTTCTAATGGTGCAGGTAAATCAACCCAATTTAAGATTTTAATTGGAGAGGAAGAGCAAACAAGTGGAACGATCATCAAAGAGGGAAATCCTAAAATTGCCCATTTAAAGCAAGAGTTTGATTGTAATTTGAATTTTTCAGTGAGACAGGAATTAGAAAGTTCTTTTATAGATATACAAATTGTTGCCATTAAACTTTTAGAAATTGAGAATAAAATGAAATCGTTGGATATAAAAAAAAATTCCGATGAACTTGAAATACTTGTTAATCAACTCGCAAAATATCAAGCAAAATTTGAAGCGTTAGGAGGTTATAAAATGCAATCTGATGTAGAAAAAATATTACCAAAATTAGGCTTTTCTTTAGCAGATGCTGATAAATTAGTTGGCAACTTCTCAGGTGGTTGGCAGATGAAAGTTGCTCTTGGAAAAATAATCTTACAAAAACCAGATTTACTTTTATTGGATGAACCAACCAATCATTTAGATTTAGAAACTATTTTTTGGTTGGAAGAATATCTATCATCGCTTAAAATTGCAGTGATTATAATTAGCCATGATAGATATTTCTTAGATAAATTATGTAAAAAAATAATTTTTGTAGATAGAGGAATATCTGAAACATATAATGGGAACTATTCTTTTTTTGTCGAACAGAAATCTTTGAATGAAGAATCACAAAATAAAGCATATCAATTACAACAAAAAGAAATTGAGTTACAAAAGAGGTATATAGATAGATTTAGAGCTAGTGCAACAAGAAGTTCTCAAGCAAAGAGTAGAGAAAAACAATTAAAAAAGATTACTAAAATTGAGGCTCCCATAGCAAAATCAAAAAGTCCTGTTTTTAATTTTCCAGAGTGCCCTCGCTCTGGAAAATTAGTTCTAAATATTAAAAATTTGTCCCATAGTTTCGAGGATAAAATTCTTTTTCTAGATATTAATTTAAAGATTTCTTCTGGGGAGAAAATAGCAATATTGGGCCCTAATGGATGCGGCAAATCTACATTGCTTAAAATTATTATGAAAAAAATATCTCCTGAAATTGGAGAAATTAATCTTGGTAAACATAATATAATTACTAACTATTATGAACAGAATCAGGCTGAAGCGCTTTCACTTGATGAAACGGTTATTGATTTAATATGTAATAAGTCTCCAGAATGGTCCCAAAAAAAAGTTAGAACATTTTTAGGGGGTTTTGGCTTTCAAAATGAAACTGTTTTTAAATATATTAAACAACTCAGTGGGGGAGAAAAGGCAAGATTAGCATTGGCGCTCATGATTATTAATCCTAGTAATTTCCTTCTTTTGGACGAACCAACTAATCATTTGGATCTGCAATCTAAGGAAAACTTAGAATTAGCAATTAAAAATTATAAAGGTTCATTATTAATCATTTCTCATGATCGGTATTTTATTTCAAAGGTTGCAAATAGAATTATTGAAATTAAAGATTCAAAGTTATATTCATATGACGGTAATTATGAATATTTTTTAGAAAAAACTCAAAGCCAAAAAATTTGA
- a CDS encoding trypsin-like peptidase domain-containing protein — MGIRHPAKVISQTLSKPKINEVNLYSNKSFITKAVERTGAAVVTIDTQRYVKKRNFPRNSQLFLDPYFERFFGLDLNNENRPRIEQNQGSGFIFADGLVMTNAHVVNGSDKVIVGLTNGKKLNAKLIGQDSFTDLAVLKIEGKGPWPKAKLGDSAKIKVGDWAIAVGNPFGLENTVTLGIISNLNRNVNQLGIYDKKLELIQTDAAINPGNSGGPLLNSDGEVIGINTLIRSGPGAGLSFAIPINKAKEIAYQLLNNGKVIHPMIGISLIEESVSERKNNVVKVGYVVPNSPAEKSGIKIDDILIKIDNKDIETASDVIEQISKNGIKKQVNILLKRKNKFIKLKVIPTDITNLQNK; from the coding sequence ATGGGCATTAGACATCCTGCAAAAGTAATATCCCAAACATTAAGCAAGCCAAAAATTAATGAAGTTAATTTATATTCGAACAAATCTTTTATAACTAAAGCTGTAGAAAGAACCGGTGCAGCTGTGGTGACAATTGATACTCAAAGATATGTTAAAAAAAGAAATTTTCCAAGAAATTCTCAACTATTTTTAGACCCATATTTTGAAAGATTTTTTGGATTAGATTTAAATAACGAAAATCGACCAAGGATAGAGCAAAACCAAGGCAGTGGATTTATATTTGCAGATGGACTTGTAATGACCAATGCTCATGTAGTGAATGGATCAGATAAGGTAATTGTTGGTTTAACCAATGGCAAAAAATTAAACGCTAAACTGATAGGTCAAGACTCTTTTACTGATTTAGCTGTGCTAAAGATTGAAGGGAAAGGGCCTTGGCCAAAAGCAAAATTGGGCGATTCTGCAAAGATTAAAGTTGGTGATTGGGCTATAGCAGTTGGAAATCCATTTGGATTGGAAAACACAGTTACGCTTGGTATTATTAGTAATCTAAATAGAAACGTAAATCAATTAGGAATATATGATAAAAAACTTGAACTGATACAAACTGACGCTGCTATTAATCCTGGCAATTCTGGAGGTCCACTGTTGAATAGCGATGGAGAAGTAATTGGTATTAATACCTTGATAAGATCAGGTCCAGGAGCCGGTTTGAGTTTCGCAATCCCAATTAATAAAGCTAAAGAAATTGCCTATCAACTTTTAAACAATGGGAAAGTAATACATCCTATGATTGGAATTAGCCTAATAGAAGAAAGTGTTTCTGAGAGAAAAAATAATGTCGTAAAAGTTGGATATGTAGTACCGAACAGTCCAGCTGAAAAAAGTGGAATCAAGATAGATGATATTTTAATTAAAATAGACAATAAAGATATTGAAACCGCATCAGACGTAATAGAACAAATTAGTAAAAATGGTATCAAAAAACAAGTAAATATATTATTAAAGCGTAAAAATAAATTTATTAAATTAAAAGTAATACCAACTGATATTACTAATCTACAAAATAAATAA
- a CDS encoding DUF2973 domain-containing protein has product MTILFPIIYSAALTYLVWKAFKVMSNGWGISDNKNQRLSTSSFKQNKYTIHPELLDKSGKITEEELLTVRFSNDNDTTLEEKGSTSD; this is encoded by the coding sequence ATGACTATTCTATTTCCAATAATATATTCTGCAGCCTTAACTTATTTAGTGTGGAAAGCTTTTAAAGTTATGTCTAATGGCTGGGGTATATCCGATAATAAAAATCAACGATTGAGTACTTCCAGTTTTAAACAAAACAAGTACACAATACATCCAGAACTTTTAGATAAATCGGGAAAAATAACAGAAGAGGAACTACTAACAGTTAGATTTTCAAATGACAATGACACTACATTAGAAGAAAAAGGTTCAACATCTGATTAA
- a CDS encoding high light inducible protein, whose product MNDENQPRFGFVNFAETWNGRMAMMGILIGLGTELITGQSILRQIGIG is encoded by the coding sequence ATGAATGATGAAAATCAACCAAGATTTGGATTCGTAAATTTCGCAGAAACTTGGAATGGCCGTATGGCAATGATGGGAATTTTGATCGGACTTGGTACTGAATTAATTACTGGACAAAGTATTCTTCGACAAATTGGAATAGGATAG
- a CDS encoding YihY/virulence factor BrkB family protein, with the protein MQRSSTWILKSLWGACERWSKSDCVDLSAAFAYYTLQSFFPILLISLSIASWFLGKQEGLDQQIIAIAAQILPPSVVELVETTLFNLIDQGFGAGILGAMFLLFTAGNAYLSLQRGSDRLWEDEIPSKKVNAAWRVQASKFLRNRVEAFLIVFFIGFLMVLDQISANLRMIPSNVLENLSKSNNLISDLLLKLPLLQVGQFAIPLIGFSLMALLLQALLPSRKVPLKPLLPGAFLIGIGLTTLNLAVSKSILSLGVRFQAYGFIGGFLVLTLWVWLLGVILYFGQCWSVVIASMTLVNKKRNYR; encoded by the coding sequence ATGCAGAGAAGTTCAACATGGATACTGAAAAGTTTATGGGGAGCTTGTGAGAGATGGAGCAAATCTGATTGTGTTGATTTAAGCGCTGCATTTGCATACTACACACTTCAATCATTTTTTCCCATCCTTCTAATTTCTCTTTCAATAGCTTCATGGTTCCTAGGAAAACAAGAAGGATTAGATCAACAAATAATTGCCATTGCTGCTCAAATTTTACCTCCTTCAGTAGTTGAGTTAGTAGAAACAACATTATTTAATTTGATAGATCAAGGTTTTGGAGCAGGTATCCTTGGGGCTATGTTTTTGCTTTTCACCGCGGGAAATGCATATCTATCTCTTCAAAGAGGTTCGGATAGGCTTTGGGAGGACGAAATTCCTTCTAAAAAAGTTAATGCTGCTTGGAGAGTGCAAGCTTCGAAGTTTCTCCGAAATAGAGTTGAAGCCTTTTTAATAGTATTCTTTATTGGTTTTTTAATGGTACTAGATCAAATTAGTGCAAATCTTAGGATGATCCCAAGTAACGTTTTAGAAAATCTTTCAAAATCTAATAATCTTATTTCTGATTTATTATTAAAGTTGCCGCTATTACAAGTTGGTCAATTTGCAATACCACTTATTGGCTTTTCTTTAATGGCTCTTTTATTACAAGCACTTTTACCCAGTAGAAAAGTTCCATTGAAACCACTTTTACCTGGAGCTTTTCTTATTGGAATTGGCCTAACCACTTTGAACCTAGCAGTGAGTAAAAGTATTCTCTCACTAGGAGTAAGATTTCAAGCATACGGTTTTATTGGAGGTTTTCTTGTACTTACTTTATGGGTATGGCTATTAGGAGTGATTTTATATTTTGGACAGTGTTGGAGCGTAGTAATTGCTAGTATGACTCTAGTAAATAAAAAAAGAAATTATAGATAA
- a CDS encoding inositol monophosphatase family protein: MNPPNLTNKQLHELDSLFELVSQRQTKDFGNISASNKADGSLLTSCDLWSDKTIVDGLASISPGEGVLSEEGQKLIPNSKAYWVVDPLDGTTNFAAGIPYWSISVARFVDGKPQSSFLIIPTLKKKFVSIKGKGVWLNNKKIDPSQNNLQSECISLCSRSIKILQKKPNSVFPGKIRLLGVSSLNLTSVAMGQTFGAIESTPKIWDIAAAWLLLEELNCSIEWLEKDPLNLVSGEDLSDVNFPLIACRSKEKFEILKPWGNLLLEK, encoded by the coding sequence ATGAATCCACCAAATTTAACTAATAAGCAACTACATGAATTAGATTCTTTATTTGAATTGGTTAGTCAACGTCAAACAAAAGATTTTGGAAATATTAGCGCCAGCAATAAAGCCGATGGATCATTATTAACAAGTTGTGATTTATGGAGTGACAAAACAATCGTAGATGGCTTAGCTTCAATATCTCCAGGTGAAGGCGTCCTTAGTGAAGAAGGGCAAAAGTTAATTCCAAATTCAAAAGCTTACTGGGTGGTCGATCCACTCGATGGGACAACAAATTTTGCTGCTGGTATTCCTTACTGGTCTATATCTGTAGCAAGGTTCGTTGATGGTAAACCACAATCTTCTTTTTTAATAATTCCTACATTGAAAAAAAAGTTTGTATCCATTAAAGGTAAAGGGGTTTGGTTAAATAACAAAAAAATTGACCCTAGCCAAAATAATCTTCAAAGTGAATGCATTTCTTTATGTAGTAGATCAATAAAAATTTTGCAAAAAAAACCAAATTCAGTATTTCCTGGCAAAATCAGACTCTTAGGTGTATCGAGTTTAAATCTTACGAGTGTAGCGATGGGACAAACTTTTGGAGCAATAGAATCAACCCCTAAGATATGGGATATTGCAGCAGCCTGGCTGCTACTAGAAGAACTCAATTGTTCTATAGAGTGGTTAGAAAAAGATCCTTTAAATTTAGTTTCAGGAGAAGACTTGAGCGATGTTAATTTTCCATTAATTGCTTGTAGATCTAAAGAAAAATTTGAAATTTTAAAGCCATGGGGCAACTTATTATTAGAAAAATAG
- a CDS encoding TolC family protein: protein MLRRVINPFLLFPLTLSMNTFSILSSETKNYIDNVLEEKSNITFVDYQEIEKLVLNNQELKSLQNQVASASFNLSSQIAKRYPSLDFQANGLPKYVAGKKYNSNSPTYKTSQFTANPSLNIKWDLIAPLRGSEIKIAKTNYKIAENNYEIKKKDLIQEARIRYHKYKKSYQDIQNKKFTLDLSITSLENAKAKLDAGIGTKFEVLEAEAQLSRDQQSLNEKKIENEINKISLKEIINVKGDFETNKEQNLIGFWNHKLNKNINEGLDKNLSLKNLILQKSIKKNQAESFLAQNKPNIYISNSLSSTFSKGDSLATNIDSEESGSNYTNTISLNFAWSIFDGGQNKNSFKSKIADAESEKYAYENLKNVLTTSISKAYLNLKLNEEKIISSLKEIESSKESVRLSRLRYDVGISTLKDVLVRQSELSNAKSKNINAIYNYNLNIDELERLTFLDKSKNCLSSKNTKINNTDSICNI from the coding sequence ATGCTTAGAAGAGTAATAAATCCTTTCTTATTATTTCCGCTTACTCTAAGTATGAATACCTTTAGTATTCTATCGAGCGAAACAAAAAATTACATTGATAATGTTTTAGAAGAAAAATCAAATATTACTTTTGTTGACTATCAAGAAATAGAAAAACTTGTACTAAATAATCAAGAATTAAAATCATTACAAAACCAAGTAGCCTCTGCAAGCTTTAATCTTTCCAGTCAAATTGCCAAAAGATACCCATCCTTAGATTTTCAAGCCAATGGGTTACCAAAATATGTCGCAGGTAAAAAATATAATAGCAATTCACCTACTTATAAAACATCACAATTTACGGCTAATCCCTCCCTTAATATTAAATGGGATTTAATTGCCCCGCTAAGAGGATCTGAAATTAAAATTGCCAAAACAAATTACAAAATTGCAGAAAATAATTATGAGATTAAGAAAAAAGATTTAATTCAGGAAGCAAGAATCAGATATCACAAATACAAAAAGTCATATCAAGATATTCAAAATAAAAAATTCACACTTGATTTATCAATTACAAGTTTAGAAAATGCTAAAGCGAAGCTAGATGCTGGAATAGGTACAAAATTTGAAGTTCTTGAAGCAGAAGCTCAATTATCTCGAGATCAACAATCTCTTAATGAAAAGAAAATAGAAAATGAAATTAATAAAATTTCTCTTAAAGAGATTATTAATGTTAAGGGAGATTTCGAAACTAATAAAGAGCAAAATCTCATAGGGTTTTGGAATCATAAATTGAATAAGAATATTAATGAGGGTTTGGATAAAAATCTTTCCTTAAAAAACCTTATCCTTCAAAAATCAATCAAAAAGAACCAAGCAGAGAGCTTTTTAGCTCAAAATAAGCCAAATATCTATATCAGTAATTCACTATCTAGTACATTTTCAAAAGGTGACTCTCTAGCAACTAATATCGACTCTGAAGAATCTGGATCTAATTATACAAATACCATAAGTCTAAATTTTGCATGGAGTATTTTTGATGGTGGACAAAATAAGAACTCTTTCAAATCAAAAATAGCAGATGCAGAATCCGAAAAATATGCTTATGAAAATCTAAAAAATGTTTTAACCACAAGTATTAGTAAAGCCTATTTAAATCTTAAATTAAATGAAGAAAAAATAATCTCCTCTCTTAAAGAAATTGAATCTAGCAAAGAGTCTGTAAGACTTTCCAGACTTAGATATGATGTCGGGATATCAACTCTAAAAGATGTTCTTGTTAGGCAAAGTGAATTAAGTAATGCGAAATCAAAAAATATTAATGCAATATATAATTACAATCTGAATATAGATGAATTAGAGAGATTAACTTTCCTTGATAAAAGTAAAAATTGTTTGAGTAGTAAAAATACTAAAATTAATAATACAGATTCTATTTGCAATATATAA
- a CDS encoding TIGR03279 family radical SAM protein has protein sequence MWQEINYKEDPADLLVPDITYKINPAEIESIEANSIAEEIGFESGDSIISINGKKPRDLIDYQILISEEILDISVLDKNHGIHNINIEKDQDVNLGLNFKDALFDSIKQCNNRCPFCFIDQQPSGKRKSLYIKDDDYRLSFLYGSYLTLTNLKKEDWERIAMQKLSPLFISVHATDPATREKLLKNKKAGVILDQISWFEKNSIQIHAQIVVCPDINDGDILEKSILELAEFYKKTSQTVLSVAIVPVGLTKFRPENDGLKSISPEYAKKTIKKVERIQASLQNTLGTRFCWLADEWYLIAGTNLPSYKTYENMPQESNGVGTIRNFLEALREKTQNLPQKVKRPKKVSWIVGKLVYEALIPTVKKLNLINGLTIKLYGLPSIYWGQDQVVTGLLTGEDLIYGLKNKDLGEAVYIPSIMLKMNTDLFLDDKNIQEVENQINTKIHVLDDSNDIINTLIG, from the coding sequence GTGTGGCAAGAAATTAATTACAAAGAAGATCCCGCTGACCTTTTGGTTCCTGATATTACTTATAAAATAAACCCTGCAGAAATTGAAAGTATTGAAGCTAATTCTATTGCTGAAGAAATAGGTTTTGAATCAGGTGATTCAATTATTAGTATTAACGGGAAAAAGCCAAGAGATTTAATTGATTATCAGATTCTGATTAGTGAAGAAATTTTAGACATATCAGTTTTAGATAAAAATCATGGGATTCACAATATAAATATTGAAAAAGATCAAGACGTTAATTTAGGTTTAAATTTTAAAGATGCATTATTTGATTCAATCAAGCAATGCAATAATAGATGTCCATTTTGTTTTATTGATCAACAGCCAAGTGGTAAAAGAAAAAGCCTTTATATAAAAGATGATGATTATAGATTAAGTTTCCTATATGGCTCTTATTTAACTCTCACGAATTTGAAAAAAGAAGACTGGGAAAGAATTGCTATGCAAAAACTATCCCCACTTTTTATTTCAGTTCATGCTACTGATCCGGCCACAAGAGAAAAATTATTAAAAAATAAAAAAGCAGGAGTGATACTTGATCAAATTTCGTGGTTTGAAAAAAACTCTATTCAAATACATGCTCAAATTGTTGTTTGTCCAGATATAAATGATGGGGATATTCTTGAGAAATCAATTTTGGAACTTGCTGAATTCTACAAAAAAACCTCTCAAACAGTACTTTCAGTAGCAATAGTTCCTGTAGGACTTACAAAATTTAGACCTGAAAATGATGGCTTAAAATCAATAAGCCCAGAATACGCCAAAAAAACTATTAAAAAAGTAGAGAGAATTCAAGCCTCTCTACAAAATACTCTTGGAACTCGTTTTTGTTGGCTAGCAGACGAATGGTATTTAATTGCCGGTACAAATTTACCTAGTTACAAAACCTACGAAAATATGCCACAAGAATCTAATGGAGTTGGGACTATTAGAAACTTTCTAGAAGCATTACGAGAGAAGACTCAAAACCTACCCCAAAAAGTAAAAAGGCCAAAAAAAGTTAGTTGGATTGTTGGTAAATTAGTTTATGAAGCCCTAATTCCTACAGTTAAGAAATTAAACTTAATTAATGGATTAACAATTAAGTTATATGGTTTGCCAAGTATTTATTGGGGTCAAGATCAAGTTGTTACAGGTCTTCTTACTGGAGAAGATCTAATTTACGGGCTGAAAAATAAGGATTTAGGAGAAGCTGTTTACATCCCCTCTATTATGTTAAAAATGAATACTGATTTATTTTTAGATGATAAAAATATTCAAGAAGTTGAGAATCAAATAAATACTAAAATTCACGTTCTTGATGATTCAAATGATATTATTAATACTTTAATTGGTTAA
- a CDS encoding DUF3120 domain-containing protein — MKELITKNLEVKDKFNYESHNTVDSYENSFLSNPLSLRLWSSFFVILPIFVQAPWVRLEPISALCFTFVIVLVAVVLNQKGSNKWFIVSSLLLGISGSWLGGCLFWGWLSPFPILHIPVEAVVLPLALIGFGTNWKIGSSFYISSLFGTAVTDITIFLIGIMDQWRQVITADSENAPMILQQTSESLIQIKSLSIIVFVALILWFISKEILDSGTINTTSGKALLVSGYVIQTTLIVDGIFIVLAILQPTFSGLV; from the coding sequence TTGAAAGAATTAATTACAAAAAATTTAGAAGTAAAAGATAAATTCAACTATGAATCCCATAATACAGTTGATTCATACGAAAATAGTTTTTTATCAAACCCTTTATCTTTAAGATTGTGGTCTTCTTTTTTTGTAATTTTACCTATTTTTGTTCAAGCCCCCTGGGTTAGATTAGAACCAATAAGTGCCCTTTGTTTTACTTTTGTTATTGTCTTAGTGGCAGTTGTTTTGAATCAAAAAGGATCAAATAAGTGGTTTATTGTCAGTTCATTATTACTTGGTATATCAGGTAGTTGGCTTGGTGGATGTTTGTTCTGGGGATGGTTGAGCCCATTTCCTATCCTACACATACCTGTTGAAGCTGTAGTTCTCCCATTAGCTTTAATTGGATTTGGTACTAATTGGAAAATAGGTTCAAGTTTTTATATCTCTTCTTTATTTGGAACCGCAGTTACCGACATTACAATATTTTTAATTGGAATCATGGATCAATGGAGGCAGGTAATTACAGCAGATTCTGAAAATGCACCCATGATTCTTCAACAAACTTCAGAGAGTCTTATTCAAATAAAATCATTATCTATTATCGTTTTTGTTGCTCTTATACTTTGGTTTATTTCAAAAGAAATTTTAGATTCTGGTACAATTAATACCACTAGTGGTAAAGCACTCTTAGTTTCTGGTTACGTAATTCAAACGACATTAATTGTTGATGGTATTTTTATTGTTTTAGCAATTCTGCAACCAACTTTTAGTGGATTGGTTTAA
- the nadB gene encoding L-aspartate oxidase produces the protein MLRPPFSQEPIPINNWDVIVIGAGAAGLMTCLELPSNLKVLLLNRNTSKISSSRWAQGGIASVVRQDDSFDLHAEDTLKAGDGLCDFQAVEMLVKEAPGCVERLQNLGMIFDQSSDQLATTLEAAHSRRRVLHVKDRTGRALVEVLEDHIENEKNILHCRGVRVTELLIENKECRGVQVLDGANLYWIKSRAVVLATGGGGHLFTNTTNPAQSSGEGIALAWKAGAAIEDLEFVQFHPTALKFYGAPCFLISEALRGEGAILVDKNGESPVKNLENRDLATRDQVSRAIMKNMHDNNVDHVGLDLRYIDPEKIVERFPTILSRCQDYGVNPLNEVIPVAPAAHYWMGGVKTDLNASSTRKGLYAVGEVASTGVHGANRLASNSLMECLVFARKMSSIVLNDFSKFEKFDRSFQEFNIEDPKEHQISIIAEKIDELRKLCWLNLGVSRNKVNMSKFLNYIQNDIDKLNKNDLLNSLEKIKFDQKIKLSERNRRALNLLLDLKNRQITTITLLKACLFREESRGGHYRDDFPDKDKNWECHTRQQLDQKIQKRFIKN, from the coding sequence ATGTTAAGGCCTCCATTTTCGCAAGAACCGATACCAATCAACAATTGGGATGTAATCGTTATAGGCGCTGGAGCAGCTGGCCTTATGACTTGTCTTGAATTACCCTCAAATTTAAAAGTGCTTCTTTTAAATAGAAATACTAGTAAGATATCTTCCAGTAGATGGGCTCAAGGCGGAATTGCATCTGTTGTTAGACAAGATGATTCATTTGATCTTCATGCTGAGGATACTTTAAAAGCAGGTGATGGATTATGTGATTTTCAAGCTGTAGAAATGTTAGTTAAAGAAGCTCCAGGATGTGTAGAAAGGTTGCAGAATTTAGGGATGATTTTTGATCAAAGCTCTGATCAACTAGCTACTACCTTGGAAGCAGCCCATTCACGAAGAAGAGTCTTACATGTTAAAGATCGTACTGGAAGAGCATTAGTTGAAGTTCTAGAAGATCATATTGAAAATGAAAAAAATATTCTTCATTGCAGGGGTGTAAGAGTAACTGAACTTCTCATTGAGAATAAAGAATGTAGAGGAGTTCAGGTTCTTGATGGAGCAAATTTATATTGGATTAAATCTAGAGCTGTTGTTTTGGCTACAGGTGGGGGTGGGCACTTATTTACAAATACAACGAATCCTGCTCAATCCTCTGGTGAAGGGATTGCTCTTGCATGGAAAGCAGGAGCTGCTATCGAAGATTTAGAGTTCGTGCAATTTCATCCAACAGCTTTAAAATTTTATGGTGCACCTTGCTTCTTAATATCTGAGGCGCTTAGAGGGGAAGGAGCGATATTAGTTGATAAAAATGGTGAAAGTCCAGTTAAAAATCTTGAAAATCGTGATCTAGCAACTAGAGATCAGGTAAGTAGAGCAATTATGAAAAATATGCATGATAATAATGTAGACCATGTTGGCTTAGATCTTCGTTATATTGACCCAGAAAAAATTGTAGAGCGCTTCCCTACGATCTTAAGTCGATGTCAGGATTATGGCGTTAACCCTTTAAATGAGGTTATTCCAGTAGCTCCTGCAGCTCATTATTGGATGGGAGGTGTTAAAACTGATCTAAATGCATCTTCAACAAGAAAAGGATTATATGCCGTTGGAGAAGTTGCTTCTACAGGTGTGCATGGTGCTAATAGACTGGCAAGTAATTCATTGATGGAGTGTCTTGTTTTCGCAAGAAAAATGTCTTCAATTGTTTTGAATGACTTTTCTAAATTTGAAAAATTTGATAGATCATTTCAAGAGTTTAATATTGAAGATCCTAAAGAACATCAAATTTCTATAATTGCTGAAAAAATTGATGAACTAAGAAAACTTTGTTGGTTAAATTTAGGTGTATCGCGAAATAAGGTAAATATGAGTAAATTTTTAAATTATATTCAAAATGATATAGATAAATTAAATAAAAATGATTTACTAAATAGTCTTGAAAAAATAAAATTTGATCAAAAAATAAAACTTAGTGAACGTAATAGAAGAGCATTAAATCTTTTACTTGATTTAAAGAATAGACAAATAACAACAATAACTTTATTAAAAGCTTGTCTCTTTAGAGAAGAAAGTAGAGGAGGGCATTATAGAGATGATTTCCCTGATAAAGATAAAAATTGGGAATGCCATACTAGACAACAGTTAGATCAAAAAATTCAAAAAAGATTTATTAAAAATTAA